A single Klebsiella variicola DNA region contains:
- a CDS encoding PqiB family protein, protein MSQESPASQTEARIKTKRRISPFWLLPVIALLIAAWLIWTSFDDRGSTITIDFQSANGIVPGRTPIRYQGVEVGTVQDISLSKDLSKIEVSASIKRDMKDALRKETQFWLVTPKASLAGVSGLDALVGGNYIGMMPGKGEPEDHFVALDTQPKYRINNGELMIHLQAPDLGSLNSGSLVYFRKIPVGRVYDFTLNANNQGVTIDVLIERRFTNLVKKGSRFWNVSGIKADVGLSGAKVQLENLSALVNGAIAFDSPADSQVAAQNDDYHLYEDLAHSQRGVLVTLDLPDGDGLKAGSTPLMYQGLEVGQLSKLNLNPGGKVTGEMTVDPSVVTLLREKTLIQMKKPKISLDNPSVSALLTGNTFELVPGEGEPRNHFSVMPADKALLEEPNVATVTLSAPESYGIDGGQPLVLHGVKVGQVLERKLTAKGVTFQVAIAPEYRDLIRGDSKFVVNSRLDVKVGLDGVQVLGASASEWVNGGIRVIPGEKGEMQSSYPLYANLEKAQENSLSEVPTTTLSLSAETLPDVQAGSVVLYRKFAVGEIIAVKPRKDAFDIDLHIKPEYRYLLSNNSVFWAEGGAKVKLDGNGLTVQASPLARAIKGAISFDNLNGSSANARLNNKRILYASETAARAVGGQITLHAFDAGKMAAGMPIRYLGIDIGQIQSLELITAKNEVQAKAVLYPEYVGTFARAGTRFSVITPQISAAGVEHLDTLFQSYINVEPGRGPARRDFEIQDTTISDSRYIDGLNIVVEAPEAGSLGIGTPVLFRGLEVGTVTGLSLGSMSDRVMVKLRISKRYQYLVRNNSVFWLASGYSLDFGLIGGVVKTGTFNQFIRGGIAFATPPGTPLAPKAQDGKHFLLQESEPKEWREWGTALPQ, encoded by the coding sequence ATGAGTCAGGAATCGCCCGCTTCGCAGACTGAAGCCAGAATAAAAACTAAACGCCGTATTTCGCCATTCTGGCTGTTGCCGGTTATCGCGCTGCTGATTGCCGCCTGGCTCATCTGGACCAGCTTTGACGACCGCGGATCGACGATTACCATCGATTTCCAGTCCGCTAACGGCATTGTGCCGGGGCGGACGCCTATCCGTTATCAGGGGGTCGAGGTCGGCACCGTCCAGGATATTAGCCTCAGTAAAGATCTGAGTAAGATTGAGGTTTCCGCCAGCATCAAACGCGATATGAAAGATGCGCTGCGCAAAGAGACCCAGTTCTGGCTGGTCACCCCAAAAGCCTCTCTGGCGGGGGTCTCCGGGCTGGATGCGCTGGTGGGCGGGAACTACATTGGCATGATGCCTGGCAAGGGTGAGCCCGAAGATCACTTCGTGGCCCTCGACACTCAGCCGAAATACCGCATCAACAACGGCGAGCTGATGATCCACCTGCAGGCGCCGGACCTTGGCTCCCTGAACAGCGGCTCGCTGGTCTATTTCCGCAAGATCCCGGTCGGGCGCGTGTATGATTTCACCCTGAATGCCAATAATCAGGGAGTCACCATCGATGTCCTGATCGAGCGCCGGTTTACCAACCTGGTGAAAAAAGGCAGCCGATTCTGGAACGTCTCCGGGATCAAAGCCGACGTCGGCCTGAGTGGGGCAAAAGTGCAGCTGGAGAACCTTTCTGCGCTGGTGAACGGCGCTATCGCCTTCGATTCACCTGCCGATTCGCAGGTTGCGGCGCAAAACGATGACTATCATCTGTACGAAGATCTGGCGCATAGCCAGCGCGGTGTTCTGGTCACCCTCGACCTGCCCGACGGCGATGGGCTGAAAGCAGGCTCGACGCCGCTGATGTATCAGGGGCTGGAAGTGGGTCAGTTAAGTAAGCTGAATCTTAACCCCGGCGGCAAAGTGACCGGCGAGATGACCGTCGACCCGAGCGTGGTGACGCTGCTGCGTGAGAAAACGCTGATTCAGATGAAGAAGCCGAAGATTTCCCTCGATAACCCCAGCGTCAGCGCCCTGCTCACCGGCAATACCTTTGAACTGGTACCCGGTGAAGGCGAGCCGCGCAACCACTTCTCCGTCATGCCAGCAGATAAAGCGCTGCTGGAGGAGCCCAACGTCGCCACCGTCACGCTCTCGGCGCCGGAAAGCTACGGGATTGACGGCGGCCAACCGCTGGTGCTGCACGGAGTAAAAGTCGGCCAGGTGCTGGAGCGCAAACTGACGGCCAAAGGGGTGACCTTCCAGGTCGCGATTGCCCCCGAATACCGCGATCTCATTCGCGGTGACAGTAAGTTTGTGGTTAACAGCCGTCTGGATGTCAAAGTCGGACTCGATGGCGTGCAGGTGCTGGGGGCCAGCGCCAGCGAATGGGTTAATGGCGGGATCCGGGTCATTCCGGGAGAAAAAGGCGAAATGCAGAGCAGCTACCCGCTGTACGCCAACCTCGAAAAGGCCCAGGAAAACAGCCTGAGCGAAGTGCCGACCACGACCTTAAGCCTCTCAGCCGAGACCCTGCCTGACGTTCAGGCCGGCTCGGTGGTGCTGTATCGTAAATTCGCCGTCGGCGAGATCATCGCCGTCAAACCGCGCAAAGACGCTTTCGATATCGATTTGCATATCAAGCCGGAGTACCGCTACCTGCTGAGCAACAACAGCGTCTTCTGGGCCGAAGGGGGGGCGAAGGTCAAACTTGACGGCAACGGACTCACCGTTCAGGCCTCGCCGCTGGCGCGCGCCATTAAAGGGGCGATCAGTTTCGATAACCTCAATGGCAGCAGCGCCAACGCGCGGCTGAATAACAAACGTATCCTTTACGCTTCGGAAACGGCGGCGCGCGCCGTGGGCGGCCAGATCACCCTGCACGCGTTTGACGCCGGGAAGATGGCGGCCGGGATGCCGATTCGTTATCTCGGCATCGATATCGGTCAGATCCAGTCCCTGGAGCTGATCACCGCCAAAAACGAAGTGCAGGCGAAAGCGGTGCTCTACCCGGAATACGTCGGTACCTTCGCCCGGGCCGGGACCCGCTTCTCGGTGATCACCCCGCAAATCTCCGCCGCGGGCGTCGAGCATCTCGACACCCTGTTCCAGTCCTATATTAACGTTGAGCCGGGACGCGGGCCGGCGCGCCGCGACTTTGAGATCCAGGATACGACGATCAGCGACTCACGTTATATCGACGGCCTGAACATCGTGGTGGAAGCGCCGGAGGCGGGGTCGCTTGGCATCGGTACGCCGGTCCTGTTCCGCGGCCTTGAGGTGGGGACGGTCACTGGCCTGTCGCTGGGGTCAATGTCCGATCGGGTGATGGTGAAACTGCGTATCAGCAAGCGCTACCAGTATCTGGTACGCAATAACTCGGTGTTCTGGCTGGCCTCGGGTTACAGCCTCGACTTCGGCCTGATTGGCGGCGTGGTGAAAACCGGGACCTTCAACCAGTTTATCCGCGGCGGGATCGCCTTTGCCACGCCACCGGGGACACCGCTGGCGCCGAAGGCCCAGGATGGCAAGCACTTCCTGCTGCAGGAGAGCGAGCCGAAAGAGTGGCGGGAATGGGGCACCGCCCTGCCGCAGTAA
- the yebS gene encoding membrane integrity lipid transport subunit YebS — MPIKTPTIKPAKKLVVHAVSTPLPYAHYQRCTQCDMLFRLPVLKRNQSAWCPRCNAKVRDGRDWSLTRLGSMAVAMLLLMPFAWSEPLLRLHLLGVRIDANVLQGIWQMTAQGDPLTAAMVLFCAVVAPVLLVVSISYLWLGNVLGMNLRPVLLMLGKLKEWVMLDIYLVGIGVASIKVQDYAFLQPGIGLVAFISLTLLSILTLIHMNVEELWERFYPERPATRADNNLQVCTGCHYTGYRDARGRCRRCHSPLHHRRPQSLQRSWAALIASLIFLLPANLLPISIIYVNGARQDDTILSGIISLASSNIAIAGVVFIASILVPFTKVIVLFTLLVSIQFKCEQGLRTRILLLRLITWIGRWSMLDLFVISLTMSLINRDQLLAFTMGPAAVYFGGAVILTILAVEWLDSRLLWDAHESGIARFAD; from the coding sequence ATGCCGATAAAAACACCAACGATTAAACCTGCGAAGAAGTTGGTCGTGCATGCCGTCAGCACACCGCTTCCCTATGCGCATTATCAGCGCTGTACGCAGTGTGACATGCTCTTTCGCTTACCGGTGCTTAAGCGCAACCAAAGCGCCTGGTGTCCACGCTGCAACGCCAAGGTGCGCGATGGGCGCGACTGGTCGCTGACGCGTTTGGGCAGTATGGCCGTTGCGATGCTGCTGCTCATGCCTTTTGCCTGGTCGGAGCCTCTGCTGCGCCTGCACCTGCTGGGCGTGCGCATCGACGCCAACGTCCTGCAAGGGATCTGGCAGATGACTGCGCAGGGTGACCCGCTTACCGCCGCCATGGTGCTGTTTTGCGCGGTGGTCGCCCCGGTGCTGCTGGTGGTCTCGATTAGCTATCTCTGGCTGGGCAACGTGCTGGGGATGAACCTGCGCCCGGTGCTGCTGATGCTCGGCAAGCTCAAAGAGTGGGTGATGCTGGATATCTATCTGGTGGGTATTGGCGTCGCCTCCATCAAGGTGCAGGATTACGCCTTTCTGCAGCCCGGCATCGGCCTGGTGGCGTTTATCTCGCTGACGCTGCTGAGCATCCTGACGCTTATTCACATGAACGTCGAAGAGCTGTGGGAGCGTTTCTATCCTGAACGGCCGGCGACCCGCGCCGATAACAATTTACAGGTGTGCACCGGCTGCCACTACACCGGCTACCGCGACGCGCGTGGCCGCTGCCGACGCTGCCACTCCCCGCTGCATCATCGCCGGCCGCAGAGCCTGCAGCGCAGCTGGGCGGCGCTGATTGCCTCGCTGATATTTCTCTTACCAGCCAACCTGCTGCCGATCTCGATCATCTATGTTAACGGTGCGCGCCAGGACGATACGATCCTTTCCGGGATCATCTCCCTTGCCAGCAGCAATATCGCCATCGCCGGAGTGGTATTTATCGCCAGTATTTTGGTGCCATTCACCAAAGTTATAGTGTTATTTACCCTATTGGTCAGCATACAATTCAAGTGCGAGCAAGGCTTGCGCACCCGCATCCTGCTGCTGCGGCTGATAACCTGGATTGGCCGCTGGTCGATGTTGGATCTGTTTGTTATTTCACTCACCATGTCGCTAATCAATCGCGATCAGCTCCTCGCTTTCACCATGGGGCCGGCGGCGGTTTACTTCGGCGGTGCGGTAATTTTAACTATTCTTGCAGTTGAATGGCTGGACAGCCGCTTACTTTGGGACGCACATGAGTCAGGAATCGCCCGCTTCGCAGACTGA
- the proQ gene encoding RNA chaperone ProQ, with product MENQPKLNSSKEVIAFLAERFPQCFSAEGEARPLKIGIFQDLVERVGGEMNLSKTQLRAALRLYTSSWRYLYGVKAGAIRVDLDGNPCGELEEQHIAHARQQLEEAKARVQTQRAAQQAKKREAAAAAGQQDEGGRRERKPRPQQPRRKEGAEQRKPRPVAAKAPREERHTPVSDVSVLTVGQALKVKAGNNAMDATVLEITKDGVRVQLTSGMSMIVRAEHLVF from the coding sequence ATGGAAAATCAACCTAAGTTGAATAGCAGTAAAGAAGTTATCGCCTTTCTGGCCGAACGTTTCCCGCAGTGCTTTAGCGCTGAAGGCGAAGCGCGCCCCCTGAAAATTGGTATTTTTCAGGATCTCGTTGAGCGAGTGGGTGGTGAGATGAACCTCAGCAAAACCCAGCTTCGCGCTGCATTACGTCTCTATACGTCCAGCTGGCGTTATCTGTACGGCGTGAAAGCCGGCGCTATCCGCGTTGACCTGGACGGCAACCCGTGCGGCGAACTGGAAGAACAGCACATTGCCCATGCGCGCCAGCAGCTGGAAGAAGCGAAAGCTCGCGTTCAGACGCAGCGCGCTGCCCAGCAGGCGAAAAAACGCGAAGCCGCCGCCGCCGCAGGTCAGCAGGATGAAGGGGGTCGCCGCGAGCGTAAACCACGTCCTCAGCAGCCGCGTCGTAAAGAAGGCGCTGAACAGCGTAAACCGCGTCCTGTTGCGGCCAAAGCCCCGCGTGAAGAGCGTCATACTCCGGTTTCGGATGTTTCCGTTCTGACCGTCGGCCAGGCGCTGAAGGTAAAAGCAGGCAATAACGCAATGGACGCCACCGTTCTGGAAATCACCAAAGATGGCGTTCGTGTACAGCTGACTTCTGGTATGTCAATGATTGTACGCGCAGAACACCTGGTGTTCTGA
- the prc gene encoding carboxy terminal-processing peptidase produces MNTFFKITALAGLLAIAGHAFAVDEITRADQIPVLKEEPQHATVSERVTSRFTRSHYRQFDLDNAFSAKIFDRYLNLLDYSHNVLLASDVAKFAAKKDQIGDELRTGKLDVFYDLYNLAQQRRFERYQYALKVLERPMDFTGNNNFNLDRSKAPWPKDEAELNTLWDAKVKFDQLSLKLAGKDDKEIRDTLTRRYKFAIRRLAQTNSEDVFSLAMTAFAREIDPHTNYLSPRNTEQFNTEMSLSLEGIGAVLQMDDDYTVINSLVAGGPAAKSKAISVGDRIVGVGQTGKPMVDVIGWRLDDVVALIKGPKGSKVRLEILPAGKGAKTRIVTLTRERIRLEDRAVKMSVKTVGKEKVGVLDIPGFYVGLTDDVKVQLQKLEKQNVSSIVIDLRSNGGGALTEAVSLSGLFIPSGPVVQVRDNNGKVREDSDNDGVVYYKGPLVVLVDRFSASASEIFAAAMQDYGRALIVGEPTFGKGTVQQYRSLNRIYDQMLRPDWPALGSVQYTIQKFYRINGGSTQRKGVTPDIMMPTGNEDRETGEQYEDNALPWDSINAATYVKSGDLTPFGPELLKRHDERIAQDPEFQYIMKDIARYNAMKDKRNIVSLNYAQREKENEEDDAIRLARINDRLKREGKPLLKKLDDLPKDYQEPDPYLDETVHIAVDLAHLEKARPAVEPPASK; encoded by the coding sequence ATGAACACATTTTTTAAAATCACCGCGCTTGCGGGCCTGCTGGCAATAGCAGGCCATGCTTTCGCTGTTGATGAAATAACCCGTGCAGATCAAATACCCGTGCTGAAAGAAGAGCCGCAGCACGCGACGGTGAGCGAGCGCGTGACGTCGCGCTTTACCCGTTCTCACTACCGTCAGTTTGATCTCGACAACGCCTTCTCGGCAAAGATTTTTGACCGTTATCTGAACCTGCTGGACTACAGCCACAATGTGCTGCTGGCCAGCGATGTGGCGAAGTTCGCGGCCAAAAAAGACCAAATCGGCGACGAACTGCGCACCGGGAAACTGGACGTCTTCTACGACCTCTACAACCTGGCGCAGCAGCGTCGCTTTGAGCGCTATCAGTATGCGCTGAAGGTGCTGGAACGTCCGATGGACTTTACCGGCAACAATAATTTTAACCTTGATCGCTCCAAAGCACCGTGGCCAAAAGATGAGGCCGAGCTGAACACGCTGTGGGACGCCAAGGTGAAGTTTGACCAGTTAAGCCTGAAGCTGGCGGGTAAAGACGATAAAGAGATCCGCGACACCTTAACGCGTCGCTATAAGTTCGCGATCCGTCGTCTGGCGCAAACCAACAGCGAAGATGTCTTCTCGCTGGCGATGACCGCCTTCGCTCGCGAAATCGACCCGCACACCAACTACCTGTCTCCACGTAATACCGAGCAGTTCAACACGGAGATGAGCCTCTCTCTTGAGGGGATCGGCGCTGTCCTGCAAATGGATGATGACTACACCGTCATCAATTCGCTGGTGGCGGGCGGTCCGGCCGCGAAGAGCAAAGCGATCAGCGTCGGCGACCGCATCGTTGGCGTTGGCCAGACCGGGAAGCCGATGGTTGATGTCATCGGCTGGCGTCTGGATGACGTGGTCGCGCTGATTAAAGGGCCGAAGGGCAGCAAAGTGCGCCTTGAGATCCTGCCGGCTGGCAAAGGGGCCAAGACGCGTATCGTGACCCTGACCCGCGAGCGGATCCGTCTGGAAGACCGTGCGGTGAAGATGTCGGTGAAAACCGTTGGTAAAGAAAAAGTCGGCGTGCTGGATATTCCGGGCTTTTACGTTGGTCTCACCGATGATGTGAAGGTGCAACTGCAGAAGCTGGAAAAACAGAACGTCAGCAGCATCGTCATTGATCTGCGCAGCAACGGCGGCGGGGCGCTGACCGAGGCGGTATCGCTCTCGGGTCTGTTTATTCCGTCCGGCCCGGTAGTGCAGGTCCGTGATAACAATGGCAAGGTCCGCGAAGACAGCGACAACGACGGCGTGGTCTATTACAAAGGGCCGCTGGTGGTGCTGGTTGACCGCTTTAGCGCCTCGGCGTCTGAAATCTTCGCCGCGGCGATGCAGGATTATGGCCGCGCGCTGATCGTTGGCGAGCCGACCTTCGGTAAAGGGACGGTACAGCAGTATCGCTCGTTGAATCGTATCTACGATCAGATGCTGCGTCCGGACTGGCCGGCGTTAGGTTCCGTCCAGTACACCATCCAGAAGTTCTACCGTATTAACGGCGGCAGTACGCAGCGTAAAGGCGTGACGCCGGATATCATGATGCCAACCGGTAATGAAGATCGTGAGACCGGCGAGCAATATGAAGACAACGCGCTGCCGTGGGATAGCATCAACGCAGCCACCTACGTGAAGTCCGGGGATCTGACCCCGTTTGGACCGGAACTGCTCAAGCGCCATGATGAGCGTATCGCGCAGGATCCAGAGTTCCAGTACATCATGAAGGATATTGCCCGTTATAACGCGATGAAGGACAAGCGTAACATCGTCTCTCTGAACTACGCCCAGCGTGAGAAAGAGAACGAAGAGGATGATGCGATTCGTCTGGCGCGGATTAACGATCGCCTGAAACGCGAAGGCAAACCGCTGCTGAAAAAACTGGATGACCTGCCGAAGGATTACCAGGAGCCGGATCCGTATCTTGATGAAACGGTCCATATCGCGGTAGACCTGGCGCATCTTGAAAAAGCGCGCCCGGCGGTGGAACCGCCAGCCAGTAAATAA